A stretch of DNA from Brachyhypopomus gauderio isolate BG-103 chromosome 7, BGAUD_0.2, whole genome shotgun sequence:
tttgctctctctctctctccttctctctccttctctctgtttaTCTCACATGGTCATACTCTCACCCCCTCTTTCTCACTCCACAAAAAGTTGACAAACCTGTTTGACAGCAGTATAAAGGACACAAATGAGACATTATTGAGATTATTGTTTTACAAATAGAGAATCCCCCAAAGTCTGGAGAAATTCCAGACTTGCATCCAATGtacattattttaataaaaagaTTCATAGCTGTTCATTAATATCACGATTATAAGCAGACCTAAGCCATGTCAGTTTCTGTTTATATGAACCAGACTAGTTAAACAGAACATATTGGCACAGTGGGGAGAGGACTGTTAACTCAGGCAACAGCAGTCCACTGGATCTCAGGTCTGTAATAGCGTTGTTAATAACAGTCAATAACATTTCTCAAGAATGTTCTTGCTAATGCAAACCTGTAAGAATTTTTTACATGCATGTGAACAGTTATAACAGATCAAGAAAAGGAATAGGGCACGGTTTGGTTACAGCAGCACCTTTAACACTCAGGAAATTCAACCAAATCCCTGTCTGATCTTTTAGAGATCAAATTGGTTTATTGGATTTACATTACACATGGAAATCTCCAGAATTTATATAATCTACAGTTCAGAAACTGTGGTGTTCATTTAGGTCCAATTGGAAATAAAGAAACACTGTATGAGTTAAATCCACAGTGGGAATTTGCTGTGTAAGTTGACTCAGGGGTTGAAGATTGAAAGACTGCACCCTTGTGTCTAAAGATATGTTCCCCTTGGAAGAAATACGAAAGGCGTCAGAGATCACTCATGGCCTGTATCTTCTGAATGTTTCATTACTGACTTTGCGTAGTTTGTTATTGTGATGTATGTTAAAAATAGAATCTAATAAGAAGTCAGGCTTCTGCAttaatatttaaattatttaaattctTCAACACATTTTGCTTTTCAAACAGTGCTTTGATGGGTTCCCATTGCTCAAAAACAGCCTTGTCTCTCTGTttccatctcctctctctggCTACAGGAAGTGCAAAATAAGTGTGGACAAACACAGGAAACAGGACATACTGTTGTGTCACGGTGCCCATTTTCCCTCgatactctctctcactccctcactctctctcttttcccttACCCTCCCAAATTAACTGCAACCTTGGGACAAAAACAACAGGAaaaaggttttgaaccttaaaAGACTTTCTCAGCATAATAATTGAGTTTCTGCCCACCTAGGTTTTCGTTTTAGACTTGATACTTTTCTACTGTGAATTTGCAGCAAAACTACAGTAACTTCAGTACAAAGGGCTTATCTTTACAGCAGCGCTCTGATCATAAATACATTACACGGGACTATTTACAGCTCCCATGTTTCTGCTCTCGTTCCCTCCATGAATACCTCGTCTTCCTCTTCCCTCCTGTCTGTTCAAGCTTCTCTCCACTCTTCTCACACTCTTCTCTCCACTCTTCTCACACTCTTCTCACACTCTTCTCTCCACTCTTCTCACACTCTTCTCACACTCTTCTCTCCACTCTTCTCACactcttctccccctctccagaTTCAATATCTGAGTCAGAATAAGGGTGTTGATTCAGGATTAACTTATCTTCTTATCTTCTCTGTGTGATCGTGTTTATTCGGAAGAAAGACCTAGATCACTTATGCCAGTACTGGGTGCTCATAATGATTAACATTCATATAATGTTTTAACAGCATCACTGCTGAAGTCCAGCTAATTACAGTGTCTCTGCCTTAACACTTTTCTGTTGTAATACTGGATGAGACTTTCAGAGCAGACTTCCAGACACAAATGGAGACACACACCCGAGGGCAATCTAAGAACCCTACAGCTAAACTGGGTTAACAGAGTTTGTTTTACCTAAACAGCTCCAGCTCAGAACTAcagaactccacacacacatatatgtatatgtgtactaTGGTGAGTCAGAGATAGATATTCAGCTAGATATTCACTCTGCCAGTTTTATTAATgactgggggggaggggggttgctAGCGTCTAGTTGCAGCCTGTTGAATGCTCTATGGCCTCCACCATGTCATCTGAGCACCCTCCGCACAAAAGAACCACTGTCTTCTACCATGGACCCCACTGCATTATTTACCCGAGGCCCACAAGTAGCTTGGGTCATGTGATAGGAGCGGAggaacttgggggggggggggggggggggggggttgtgatcTACGTTCTTGAGTTAGTGTGACTTCTTTTTTTAGGTAGTATGATCAAAGTGTTACAGTTGCTCAGGGTACACAGCCTTTTGACACAGCAGTGGATTCAGCCCCCATGATGTTACAGCGCGATTAAAGGAACCTCACAGACTGCATTGGAAACTGGTAATCTGAGAAATCCCATTTAAATCATTTGTTAAGCTTAATGGCACTGTATGGAGCGTACATAAATATGTAGATGATGTAGCCGATGGATACACAGCAGGGGGCATAACAGTTGACAGTGAGCAGCAACACGCCTCATTGTTAGTATGAGTGGAAGAGACAACAATCGACGTGAAAAATATGTCAGATGACACATTGGTGTGCACTCACTACAACCTAAAAATAAACTTCCTCTACATTTCTTAACACATAGAAGCAAAATTCGAGCATGTCATTGTGTAAAACTTGAGGTTACAAGCTGATCTCTGTAGCGGACTTCCCTTTAATTTTGGCCAGCTGCAGCAAATATTTACCCACAAAAATCAGAAGGAAATCGTttcttaaatgtatttataaacTGTCATTGTACATTGTGAACAATATGTGGTAACTTTTGATCTGAAACTTTTCCAGtttgttgaataaatttgttcaCAACCTATAGCTAAAACCTGATGTGACAAATAGCGGAGCTAACAGTGCCTTTTGATGGCGGTAAGCTGTAATTGCACCTTTCTGACTATctgatgaaaaaaaaactgaaaaatgcagaaaaaacaaacaagcaataCAATCTGTAATATCACCAATGATATCACCTGTGAGGAGGCGTATTCTCTGGTGTCCAACTCCTTATCTGACTGGTCAGTATGACTGTCCGTCTCTGTCTGTAAAGGCCGGTAGCTGATGAGAGGCACGTCTTTGGACCCTACACCCGGTAGGTCGACCCCAGCCGTCCGCATACTTCGGGGGAGCATGGTGGTGCCAACTAAGGGGAGAGAACACGCACATACTAGTTAAGAAAGCCGAAACGGGGCGCTATACAGCCCAGCTGTGGTCCACTACGCCATAACGTTGTCATCGGCTCTGGCGGCTCATTTGTTTACACAATTTACATTTCCCCATGGCGAGCAGTGACTTCAAATTTGAATTTCGACCACTCCTCtttcctctttcctcctctggTATTTTGATTAAACTAAGATAAAGATCTCTTTCAGGAACACGAAGGGACACATTGGCCTCACTAGTGATGTATATTGGAAGGAAAAAACTTTTTACAAAACTGTATTGGTTTCTTTTGAAACATTGTTTGCTctgatgatgtgtttatatgaacaGCAATAATATAACAGCAGACCACTCGACTCACATTTAACTACtctataattttttttctataGATATCTTTGTTAGTTATTCATTGAGGACAGACTTTCCAAATTACTGGTTCAACTGTCACTCTAAATACCTCTTAGGCTATTTATGTACATATGTTTGCGACTGTCTGAAAATATTTGTGCATGAGTTTGCAGGCAGAACCTGGCACTAGGTCACACCCCGCTTGAAAATAATGTTCTCTTTCAACAAATGCGAGCGAATATCCCAGTGTCCGGTGTCCACCCTTACGGTCGCCTTAACGCACACTTCATATGCAGGCCGGAAGCAATAAAAGCCCGTAAACTGTATGATTTTATAAAACGCCGGCTGGTATTCCGAGGACGTAGAAGGAAAACAGGACGCGACCTGCGTTATAATGACCGTTTCCTAAAAACACAAGTGAACCCAGCCTTTAGCACACGACCACCCCTCGTTCCGAGAACCCATTACGGCCGATACACTCTGCGATACCGGTCAAAGAATGAAGACTGAGCGCGGCCGAAATACCTGCTAGTGGACCAGTACTGCGTCCATCCGCTCCAGTAAGCAGTTTTCTCTGAAGTCAGGGTCTCTCTGGTTCCATATCTCGGCCCTTCTGTTCGCCTGTCAGCCCTTATCGCCAGATTACAGCGGTGAATGGGACGCGTCCCTGCGAGCGGCACCCTCCCTCCGGGCTGCGCAGTTCCTGTCAGTTTGTGCGCTCGGCGAGCTTAGCGCAACGTTTGGTGCATCACCTCACGACTGACTAGCAGCCATTCGGCGCTGGGCTTGTTGGAGGGGGAGGTTTCTGTGTTGCTTTGGTCTTTCCTTAAATCTAAAGGTTATTCCGCATTAATAAaactaaagtttttttttaatgtggcTTGTGGTTTTAAACCGGCATGCAGTTCTTAAGGTGGTTATGGACTGAGAAGAATCTGCACTTGCTGCTGACTTTGCAACTATAGAAAGCACTTTAGAGCTCATACATTTTCAACAAAGAGAAAAAATATGTAAACACCTACATAGAAAGCACTAAGGGTTCGTGGACGGTTTAGGATACACAGGGAAAGCAATGTAAATACTGCAATGATCCCTACAACAATGAAAACGTTTTGGAAGCTACTATACGACGAAGGGTGATGTGCTTCGTGTTCATGAACAAAAATATCTCCTAATGATTCTTCGGTGAAACCGGATTACACTGAGACCTACAGGTCTTATTACTCCAACATTTCACTCTGTTATTGTATCCATCATTAAGTATATCAGTATAATTCCATGTTAACCTTAATGTGAGCTACGACAAAGCCCTTAGGATTTAAAGAATGTCTGGAAAGGTATTATAGAGACGCGCTAAACATCAGTATCATTCTTTTCAGTAATTCCAATAAGGTGAATGAATAGAAGTTCATTAATCTGAGTTCTGTTCACAACCCCAACAAAACATGTAACTACAGTCATACAAGTATTGTATGGCAATTGTGAATGTGTATTTTACACTATATAGATAACAAACCTGTTTGGTAACAGAACATATATCTTGGTGTTATTCTCTTACTATTTATTTTGATGGGACCTGTATCAGTCAACATATTAgaattatatgttaataatatttAATGTTATTGTCAAGAAAGTAAACGGACGAATTGCAGACTGTTTTCCCCAAAACTAAGTAGAATAGTTCTATGTTAATACTGAAACATATATTAATCATCTTTAAGGATCAAAAGATATATATCCCATAGGCCAGATTTTTTAAACTTCACTTATTAGGCCAATTGATTGTAGCTTTTGTAATGTCTTTCTGTGTTGAAATAAATGAACATATTTGAAATGTACTTAAATTACTTAGAAGATTATCTAAATAAAGCGTTTAAGTGAGCCGTTGGTTAAATGAAACTTAGTTCACGGAGTTGAGACCAAGGTTCTGGTAGTGGTTCATAGAAAGTAATGGAAATGTTTATGAAAGTtcaaagtaattgatcaaaaaGCTACATATTACACGTGATTTAATATGGTAAATAATGTGAGATTCTTTTGTTGCTCTCATTTTGCATAAGCGTACTGTGCTTGCCCTCTGGTGTGCTATTAAGGAATTGACACTTTGCTTTCTCAAGACCTGCTAGAGGCCATTTTGAACACAACAAGAATAGATATCTGCAAAACAATTGCGTTTTACCGCATATTAAGACTTTCAAAATATGATCATGCTTGATCTACTAGTAACTTCTTTAAttctaaaaatacatttaaatctgTAAAACGCCAGAAATGTGTCCAACGGCACGACGCTGACATACTGTTGTCCTTTAGTGTCAGTATTAGCCTATGTAGATCCACGAATTTCCATGAATGAACATTATAGCCAGCCAGAGCTAAGCGGCATAATAAGTGAGCCGATGGATTATTTGTTAATAAAGTCAGATACCAGCAaatctataaaaataaaatatgtacttaatataataataatagtaataataataataataataatcataatcatcatcatcatcatcatcatcatcatcatcatcatcatcatcattcaaCTACTTGTAAAAATACAGATTCACAATGAGAAGTCAGGCTGATATATGTCATACACTTGTTTGTATGACCAGTTTACACATGTTAATTTGAAAGGAAATCTGTAGGTCGCATATCACATGTAACAGTTTGGTTTGCCAGACAGCCATTGCAGTAAATAACTCGTTACACAATAATAACCACTTAGCGGGCATGTGGGGCGTTTGCAAACTTTCTCCAGTAGTCCAAGGCGCTCTTCTGCTGGACCAATTAGGACAGTCCAAAACTTCACTTAATTAGCCGCACACTTGTAAGTGGCCGGCGCCTGTATGGGGCTGTTGAGACACCGAGAGAGACTGGATCTCTAAAACCACAATACACTGGCGCATCCACATAGGTTGTCGGTCATTGTACAGATGAGAAGGTGTTCTCACTCCGTGCTgtcggtccccccccccccccgtctccctCCCACTCCATCCCTCTGTGTTTTATGTCTGCGTCACAACAAGTCGGTTGAGAGAGGCAGAGATGATGGCGTCTCCAGCGCGCTGATTCTCACGCCTCTCCGACAAACACGTTTAATCACATCAATAGAGAAACGGAGGTGAAAGGGATGAGAACATGACGAAACGGCGTCGCAGAAGACAGACAGCGCgagagacggacagacagacgcGTTCACGCTGACGACTTGACTGACACGTCCGTGTTTGGCACCGAAACGCACGCACACCGCCGTTCGTGCCCACACGCACATTTATTCTGGACAGTAATCGAGGCGCGGAAAACACCGGAGATCAGACGTTTCATGTCAAGCTCGCGCAGCAATCCCCGTGACCCCGGCAGAGCACAGTACGACTTTACAGGTAGCTATGGGCTTTTCTTCCCATCTCGCAATCATCTTTGCCATGCTTAATTGATTTATGGATTCCATCATGTGTCGAGCGCTTCAAGAGTTCTGTGCACTGATAAGAGAAAATCTATGCATGCATTCTACACGTTTtcaattattaattttttagTAATAGTTTTTATTATCGCATCCGAATACAATATGATGTGTTGTTCTGGGCCAGTGAGCAGAATTTACTACAAAAGGCTGTTGCGTAAGGAAATAGGATGTATTTGATCATGTGTGGCACTGCAAACAGAATGCTTCAGTGCTAATGCGCGCCGTCTCTCATCATTCAAAGCGCTGTACAGTATACTGTCGCTATGCACTGAGTATGAATTTAACCCTTTACTTTGCCCATGTTTCTGATCAAAAGGCCCTAAGGGCTTCTAATGTACTGTTAACtaattgtgtgtgcgtgtgtttgtccgtgtgtgtgtgtgtgtgtgtgtgtgtgtgtgtgtgtgtgtgtgtgtgtgtgcgcgagcgtgTGTTCTGcatttgtagtttttttttcttctttcaacCTTCTCTAAGTCTGTCTCCCACTGTGCTCAGGATGGGGGTCGTCAGTGAAGGAGAGGATGTTTTAGCACGGTGGAGTGATGGACTGTTATATCTAGGCAATGTCAAAAGAGTGAGTTTGCTAATCTTTGGGAGAGTGTTGATTATAGCATGTGGTATTAAATACCAACAACTCTTGTAACTTGCATTCCTCAGGTAGACGTTGTCAAGCAGTGTTGTTTGGTCAGATTTGAGGATAATTCCGAGTTTTGGGTCCTAAGGAAAGACATTCATTCATGTAAGTCATCCCATTTTTACCAAATACCATTTTTACCCTCTCTAGTTAATTTTTACACTCTGAAAAGTAGTAATGCATTCTGCAAAACattctaaaaaaaaatctgaatttGTAGTTTAGTTCATATGTCAAGCAAATATTTTCAGTTTAAACATCACATTCCATGCAAAGAAAACTTTTTTCTGGGAGAAACTCCTTTAGGACAAAGAGAAAGTAATATAACATGATTTGCATCTGTATTTGCCACTAAATCAAGAGTAAATCATCATTAAGGTGTGTCATTAAGAGTGATGGTGtaagttttaatatatattataattttaagTTGAGCAAATAAAGTATTGTTAGTTTATGATGCAATGTTGcagttttaaacagtttttgtGGCATGGACATATTCCTTAACCATATTTTCTATTTGTGAGTAATATGTGTATTATTGCAAAGTGACAAAGTAGGACTGTTAAAACTCCTGGGTGTGTTAGGCAATAAATATGAGTTTAGTACTTAAACTTAATCTAGCACCTAGAAAATGAGCATAAACTTGAAACAAAATATTGCTTATGGTAATGTTCTCCTTGCTTCCATTCTTCTATCTGTGAAGGTCACTTAGTAGACCTGCTGTAATTTCAAAAAGTTTTCAGCTACTAAATGACTGCACAGCAGCAGGTGTCATCAGTTTAGATTAGCAGAGAGTTTAATTTTGTTGCATTTCTGTTCTCATTTCTGCAAAACTCTCTTTCTCCACTGCTCCCCCCCAGTCTCAGCCAGTGGGGAGGAGATTTGTTGTGTCTGTGACGGTCCCCCTCTTAAAGAGCCCCTCATAAATTGTCTGAAATGCCGCCATGGTAAGCATGCTAAACAACCAAATATAATATTGTCTGTTAAAGAACAATTAAAGTTAAATTTACATGTAAATGtatcatgtgtgtatgtatatatgtatgtaaaaACATATTTGATAGATTGTTCCTACCCATGAAGATTGAACGATTGAAAGAGAAGGTCCCATGGAGTGCTCCCAGTTGTGGAACTTATTGTTTGAAAAGTCTCTCAAATTTTACAGTCAACCTTTGCACCCTTGATTTTACTACTTGTAGCCATACACTACCTACTGCTGCCAGTTTATTTTGCTATGTAGCAGAATTATTTCAGTATGCTAGGTGAATTCCTCCCTGTTAACATTTTTAAATCCTGATTTAGGTGATTAGTTAAAGGTGAATTCTTTTGCAGAATGTTTTCAGTTTATACATTTAATCAGAAATAGTTTAATAGCCTTTCAACTAACATACACATTTTATTTCTCCAGAGGATTTGTATTTTTATCAGTGAATTTTAAAAAGTGGTTGAGGCTGCCTAAGCATTCACAAGCCAGTTCTTTCACTTGCTTCGTCAACAATTGTAATTCACTATGGAAGATCATCCCTTCGATGTCCACTTTTCTGGGACATCATGCTGGTCCTTTTAGGCTTATAGGCTTGACAGTGTAACTTGAGTATTTAAGAAGAATTTGAATATGTTAGAATTTTAAAAGAGTGTAAATTGAGCATTTAAGTATTTAAGTCTTTCTGAGCCTCTGCGTGATATTTCAGGTTATCATCCACAGTGCCACACTCCCGTCATCGAACCCGAGATGGAGAGCAACTCTTGGGTCTGTCGCCAGTGCGTCTTTGCCGTTGCAACCAAGGTCAGAGCCTGGATTTCTCCCGCGCTTATCGGGCAGTGATCCTGGAGAGCAAGCTTGTTTTCTGCGGATACGATCCTTTCGATTTATGCCCAACACATTCCCAATGCTAGGCTCTACTTTTTGTGCCATGTTTGCAGGGCCCCCTGGGTCGCCCGTGCCCAGGTGGGATGCGTGTTGGGTAGCACTACTCTGCCTGCTATGAAGTCCCCGTCTCGGTTCTTTAATATGTCCAACGGCACTTATGCTTTGCACCCTTCTGGCTGACACCCTAATCCGATGATCGAATCGTCATTCATCCCACCATTTTGAAGTATAATGACTTTCTCTTTCAGCCCTTCCAGGTTTTATTTTGTTGCTAGGACCAATTTTCAAATAAGTTGAAAATGTTCCTGCAAGCTGCGGTACGGACTAAATGATGTGGCTGACATGCTGTTTCTTTTCATTCCAGAGAGGAGGAGCCTTAAAACGCGGGCGTTTTGCCCGTCTCATGCAGTTAATGAAAGTGAGGCTGCCCTATCAACTGTCGTCTTTGGACTGGGACCCCCAGCATCTGACCAATCAGCAACAGTGTTACTGCTACTGCGCTGGACCAGGAGAGTGAGTCAAGCTTGTGCTTCTTGTTGCAGTTTCACACTCTTTGAGGACAGTTACGCAGCGGTTTTTGACTGAAAACACCCACCATAAATGAAGGAATTGTCAGATAATGTGGTGGTGAACTCTTGTAGTTTTACAGTGGAATTTTGACATAGTTATGCTCCTCCCATACTGTGATGCCAGCATTGCTGTGTTAAGCTGGGGTAAATTGTGAATGAATGTATCCCTTTCAGTTCAGGAGAATCAGACTAGGATAGAAACATTTGTGAGTGTCAGACTAAATTTCATGCAACCAACTGTTTGTGAGTTTGTGTCCAATGTATACACATTATTCATTCAGGCTCTGTTTATTTATAATGTCCAAGTGAGAAAACAATATCTACACATGATTTACAAACAGTAACGTAATTTTCGGgctcatttacatttacttccCCCATCCTGCTGCAAACAGTTTATGTTCTCTTATTAGATGGAACCTGAAGATGTTGCAGTGTAGCAGTTGTGGCCAGTGGTTTCATGAAGCTTGCACCCAGTGCCTGACCAAACCTTTGCTCTATGGAGACAGGTGAGGATCTCAGTGGCACTAAATCACCCAGGCATCACATTGCTGATCTCATGTATGATCCTCTTTTCAATCTCCCTTGAAGGTTTTATGAGTTCCACTGTTCCGTTTGTACAAATGGCCCAGAGACCATTCAGAGACTCCCTATGACCTGGTAAGAATGTCTTTGTGCTTCTTGTTATCAACCAGCAAATAAGCAAAAATAATGAAGgacatcggggggggggggggggggggggatggctTTCATAAGGTTTTTTTTGGTGTGATTGTATTCCTTCCATCCAGGGTAGATTTGGCCCATTTGGTGCTGTATCATCTCTCCCTGTGCTGCAAGAGGAAATACTTTGATTTTGATCATGAAATAATGGCCTTCACGAACGAGAACTGGGAGTCGTTGCTTTTGGGCACGGTACGATGaaaaacatacacatatgcTAATCAATCTGGCCCCGTGGCAGAAGGCACGATTAAATATGACATAATCTCTGAGTTCTATGAGGTTGAACGGTCGCATTTTTAATGATATGATCGTCTTCTCTCACTTTTTATGCTGAAGTGTTACTGAATATAACTGTGTCCAACTGAAATGTGTTTTCCATGCGGCATACATTTTTTGGCTGATAGTTATTTATATGCATGTGACAGTTTTCTTGTGTTCTTTTAGTTGTCAGATACACCCAAGCAGGATCGCTGCCACAATCTGCTCAATGCTTTAAATTCCCACAAAGACAGGTAAGACAATGGTTATATAACTACAGACTACTGCTATAATTCTGCTGGCTCTACAGTTAACTCTTCAAATGTGTGGGTTACAAAACAATCAGTGTTTTATAACTGCCTGTATCAGTCTTGTTTTATGCCTTGTTGCCAAATGGGTACAGCCATAGTCTTCAGGTGAAAGTTGTAATCGAACGCCATTTTATCGCACTGATTATAGAgagcagtaatagacgtttgcTGTTGTTCCGGTGCTTTTCAGCAACACTTTCATATGCCTCAAAGGTTTGTCTCAGGCAAGGAGATCAAGAAGAAGAAGTGTCTTTTTGGCCTTCAGGTCCGAGCTCCTCCCCCACTGTCgtctgactcctcccccctcACTGCTGACCAGCCTGTCAGCATCACACATCGCAGAAGGTCAGCACAAAGGGCTGTGTGCCCAACTGCCAGCCAAACCTACTCATACATAGCAAGGATATGACATTGTATTAAACATGTGTCCTATGGTTTGCACATTGCTAGGGTcagtgttaggggttagtgttagtattaggggttagggttagtgtaaaGGTGAGCACCTCCACAAATCTGCTGAAAATTTGCTGTTATTTTTTGTTCTACAAAAAAAAGCTGGAAAGATATTTTTATGTTTAGAAAGTGCTGTATCAGAAAGGATTAGAGAGCATGACAGAAGCAACAGATAATATACAGGTGTATCAGTAAGAAGAGGATGGTGCTTCTGTTTAAAGGAGCTTCAGTGTGGTATGCTCTAAAACACTTCCTAAATATCTAGTGGTCATTTTTCTAGGACATACCTATTTCCATGTTGAAATGTTCAGAAG
This window harbors:
- the phf1 gene encoding PHD finger protein 1 is translated as MGVVSEGEDVLARWSDGLLYLGNVKRVDVVKQCCLVRFEDNSEFWVLRKDIHSFSASGEEICCVCDGPPLKEPLINCLKCRHGYHPQCHTPVIEPEMESNSWVCRQCVFAVATKRGGALKRGRFARLMQLMKVRLPYQLSSLDWDPQHLTNQQQCYCYCAGPGEWNLKMLQCSSCGQWFHEACTQCLTKPLLYGDRFYEFHCSVCTNGPETIQRLPMTWVDLAHLVLYHLSLCCKRKYFDFDHEIMAFTNENWESLLLGTLSDTPKQDRCHNLLNALNSHKDRFVSGKEIKKKKCLFGLQVRAPPPLSSDSSPLTADQPVSITHRRSPMSLPCQRRAALPESRKSKRRLVETQPCPPGVPANQIDMVPCCHGYVGGASIYDSRKSEEELGLGSPPKRMFALYHPTYNGAQGLSRTLHHYSAEDPCRIPASCHAFSPSPPHPPGQRFEQCPSLFLRDVAPYPNGVGMEGPGARGWGGGEAVRILARRVTPDGKVQYLVEWGNVTVY